GTCCCCCAACTACTGCGTCGAAGACTGGTAGCAGTATTGGGCGATATCGACCAGTTCATCCCCTTACTGCAACTCGAAGCCCGCAAACAAGACTTTGAATCGGCCCCAAGCGTCATCTGGTTGAGTGATGGGGGCGAGGCTTCTGGCGAGTCTACCGCACCTTGTTCTCTCACTGTGCTGTGGCAGTTCTCGATTTTTTCATGCAGCAGGCCATCTTGCACGAGCAACAAAAGTGATGTTTGGGGATGTTCGCTCTGCTCAAGCCCAAGCCTGGTTTCGGCGCTGGCGACACCAATTGCGACATGGGCAACACCTATTAGTATTGCGGTCCTTGACGATGTTGATTCACTCACAATTGTTTACGGGCAAATCTTTTACGACGTTGCTCCAGGTACAGGCTTATTTCCAGCGCCATCTGCGACACATCCAATATCGCCACTTTGAACAACTACAGATACCGCTGGGGTCAGGAATGGTCGAAAGTGCTTGTAAGTGGCTGATTCAACAGCGCTTTAAGGGGGTTGGTATGCGCTGGAGTGAGGATGGTTTCAATCATCTACTCATGCTGCGGCTTGCCTGGGTCAATCAACGGTTTGACTCCCTATTCCCAGGGGTAACCATTCCGAAGTCTAAGGCATCCCCGATCCATTAGCTACGCCCGCTTCAAACTGATGCACAATCGACAGAACTTCTATGGCCAACTGCTTTGCCAGTTGGGTCATCAGTCTTTCCTTTTGAGCAGGTGCATTCATCAACCTCAGTCGCTACAGATCTAGACTGTTTCGTTAAGGAAAAAAGCCAAACGCAGAATTATAGCCAATAAGGCACACTCCAGGTTGATCAGGTTTGGAATGCAGGCCGACCAAACCACTAAATAGGGTTTGCTGAAAAAGTAAATTGAGCTAATTCCTGGCATCAAATCGTACAATCAACCCAGTTGTGACGGCCAGGGCCATATTCCTTCACTGGCCCTAGAAAAGCCCCAAGGCAGCCCTGGCAGCTCCATAACGCTTTCCAACACCAGCAATCCCACCCAAAAATGAATGATAAAAGGTGGCGGAGCCACCGCTCTAGATTCATCACCAAGAACGTGATAGCAATCGCACTAGCAGCCGTATCCGCTAACTTCGCCATCACTCGATTCAAGCCAAATCTTCGCTTGGCCTGCCCAAACTTGCCCTCAATTTGGACTCTCACCTTTTCGTCCTCCCGTGCTTGTTGCTTGAGTTGGCCCTGCACCTGGGGGTCTTGTTGAGGTCTTCCTAACGGTGGTCCACTCAATCGGATACCTCGAGCTTTACACCATCGTCGATTAGCTCGGGTTCGATAGATTTGGTCGGCATGGACTGAGAGAGGATAATGGCCAAAGCGACGATGAAAAGCTTCCACTTGATATTGAAGATGCTGGGATTCATTGAACGCATCCCAGCTTAAACGTTCCAGAAACACACATCCGTTGACACAACTGAGGGATAGCTTGGCCCCAAACTCAACAGGTACTCCAGCTTTGCCTCGGACCATCGGTCGGACATGAGGCTGAGTGAGGCTGACAATACGGTCATCTACTCGACGCACGTGCTGTTGATACATCCACTCTTGCTGTCGAAAGACTTCATGAATCACCAGCAACAGACGGTACTGTCGCCGGGACAGTCGGGACAGAGACGCTCCTAAAGCTATCAATCCATCAATGTGGGCTAGATTCCGACGCACATAGCCCAACTGCTGACGAATCCCTTTACGAATCAGCTTGCGACTCGGTTGACGTTTCTTGGCAATGGCCAGATAAGCTTTGCGGGCCTTTTGGCGGTAGGTGCGAGGTTTGCCCTTGAGAGACAGCATGACTTGAGCATATAAAGCATCAAGGATGGCTTCACTCGCTTTGCGGGCATCATTGAGCAGATCTAAGTCTGTCGGATAGCGAATATCGGCTGGCGCACAGGTCGCGTCTATCAACAATTGGCCCTGGTTGGGAGGGGCAGGAGGCTCATCTTCGTCATCTTCAGGAGAAGGAGATGACTCAGGGGACATCACAACAGGAGAACCCTCAGATGCGAGCACTGATTCCACGACTGCGTCGTTGACTTGAGTCAGTAGCTCTAGATTCAACCGTTGGCGAAAGTGAACCAGCATGGAGGCATCAAACGGAGCACTCTCTCGATATTCACTAAACCCCAGAAAGTACTGCAAGTAGGGGTTCTCTCGAATCTGTTCTACGGTCTCTGCATCGGATACACCCAGTTTCTCTTGATGATTAAGGTCCCTAAGGCCACACGAAAGGGTTTGGCAGGTGCCCCCATGGTCTGACTGAATTGCTCTGCATACTCTGACTCAAAGCTCTCCCAAGGAATCAGCTCGGCGAGTTTGACCCAGCGATTCTCTTCTGATAGTTTGCCTCCGAAGGGCAAGTAGAAGTTCTTAAAGGACAGTTGACCGGGGGATGGACGACGATACATTGGGGTGCATGTGCAAAGGTTTTGAGTATTTTGAACGATTTTCCTTGCACTTCTCAAGGGCGCTCAACACTTGGATACACTGCAAATATTCAACCTTAGACTTTCGAAGCAAGCCCTAAATAGAGTAGTATGGCCCGACTGAACAGCGTAAACGGTGTAACGATATTCACAAGGATCATCTTCTAACCCTCTTTCTTCATCACCAACAGCAATATGAGTTGCCAAAGACACATGGTTTTCTTGATGGATTTTCTTGTATTTCAAGAAATCTTTAGGGGAAGGAGGAGTCAGGCTAAGGTCCAAGGCACGGAGTTGATAAGCGTCCTCATAACGTTGCTCTCGCAAGGCATAGAAATAGTCAAAAATGACCTTCTCTCTGGCATTACGTGGAACAGTTGAACCTCTAGCTTTCATCCGCTCTTCCACGCTGGGTCGACACCCAACCAATACTACAAGACACACGATCAGTATTTTCTTCATCTTGAGGTCATCCCTGATGGGCTAACTCCTAGGATAATTCCAAGTTAGGGGGATGCCGAAAAGCCCGAATCACTATGCGCTTTGCCTCACGTTTATTAACGTTGGCAACACATTCTACCGCAGGCCACAGATGCATCGTTCCAATCTTCTCCTCTTCTCGCACAATCCATAATGCATCTTCGAGAGTCTGGCCCAAATCCATTAAAGCTTGAAGTCTATTCTCAATCCGTACCTGATCTGATTTTCCCCATAACCGTGACATTCGGCCTCCTAAGGATCAATCGTCAAAGGACAAATCATAGATTGCTCACCTGACCAAGTGGTAAAGGTCTGATCATCTTCGTAATGCCTAGGTGTTTCCAACATTAACTTCCATACTTGGCCGACAGGCAGTAAATGAAAGCGCTCAGGATAGTGCTTCAGTAGCAACTCCTGCACCATTGGGTAATAGTCAGAATTCATTCCCGGAAAAAGATGGTGTTCCGTATGATATGAAAAATTAAAATGCAGAACATCAAAGATCTTAGGAACCCTCAGAGAAACGCTATTGACTAGCGGATCATTAATGGCCGTCATCGGTGACAGCATATGGTTGGTGTAGATGTAAAACATGGCGCCTGCATGGCCAATCCAGATCGGTAGGAAATAACTGAAGAGCAATTTCACAGGGTCAAAACTCAGGCTAGCCATGATACCTACATGAACCAGGATAATGAGAAAAACTTCTCTAACAATTGCCCATCGCTCCCGGCGGCTGATCGTAAATGCTGCCGGAACATAATCCACATCCTTACGATTGAATAACACCACAGATGTCATATTCCTAAAGGTATGAACCCCCCAAGCATGGCCCATCCCCACGATTAACCCAAAGGGACTGACTTCATTAGACGGCACAAACCGATCCTGGATCCATTTACCCCAAGTATTGGGCTGATTGTAGAGATAGTTACGATCAGGATCAATCTCAGAATTGGTATTGCGGTGGTGTTCACGATTATGGACCGCACGCCAGAGTGTAGGTGGCATCCACAACATAGATAGTCCCAAAAAGCTAACTAAGCGAAATAGTCTTGAATGTCTGACCCCACTGCCATGCATCAAGTCATGACAACTGAAGAGCAACACTATGACGCTATTCCCCATCACCAGGGAAATAGGCAGATATAGCCATAACCAATACCATTGCCATTGATCCATATAGCTCGCAATAGCCCAACCAGCGACTAGCATTGCTAGATTGATCACCAAAAACCAAATTTTATTCAGATTGGGGGTAAAAGCTTCATCAGGCAATAAAGGGCGTAACTGTTTGACATAGTCGGCATGCGATATTAACGCATCCGTTCGACTCTGCTTCACATCAGAAGCAGCAGATGAGAGAGGAGCTAAAGTCATGTAGTTTTAACGTTCGGAATGGGGAACATTTCACCTGTATTTGTTGACAGGCGAAAGAGTGCTATCAGAAATTTTTTGCACTCATACCTAATGCTGAAAGTCAGCGGCACAAAAAATCTGCGAAAACCTTAATTTGAAGAATTTCTAGAGATTGGTGAGCAACAATTCGAGCACGCTGTCCATTCTAATGGATCGTTCTTAAGTTTGCCAGATATACAGATTTGCGGAACAGTTGAATCGCAAAATACACTGAATCACTATCAATAGTCATCGCTT
The genomic region above belongs to Acaryochloris sp. CCMEE 5410 and contains:
- a CDS encoding fatty acid desaturase, with protein sequence MTLAPLSSAASDVKQSRTDALISHADYVKQLRPLLPDEAFTPNLNKIWFLVINLAMLVAGWAIASYMDQWQWYWLWLYLPISLVMGNSVIVLLFSCHDLMHGSGVRHSRLFRLVSFLGLSMLWMPPTLWRAVHNREHHRNTNSEIDPDRNYLYNQPNTWGKWIQDRFVPSNEVSPFGLIVGMGHAWGVHTFRNMTSVVLFNRKDVDYVPAAFTISRRERWAIVREVFLIILVHVGIMASLSFDPVKLLFSYFLPIWIGHAGAMFYIYTNHMLSPMTAINDPLVNSVSLRVPKIFDVLHFNFSYHTEHHLFPGMNSDYYPMVQELLLKHYPERFHLLPVGQVWKLMLETPRHYEDDQTFTTWSGEQSMICPLTIDP